One Streptomyces umbrinus genomic window, ACTCCATGAAACACCGGATGCGGAATCGAAGCGTGCCCCAGTTGGGCTGTTTCGGTCGAGAACGGTCTAGTACGGTCGATCCTGATCGCACCGAGCCACGGCAGACACACGCACACCGTGAGGAGCCACACGCACAGCGTGATCGGGGCATTACCATCCGCAGCTCCGCGAGGGGCGCGCATTGCCACAAAGGGGCGTGCGTTGTCAGGGGTGCCGACTACATTCGGGAGGAAGCCGGAGAGGAGAATCCGGTGGACACAGGGACAGGCGCACCGCACGACCGGGGGTGAGGGGCCGCATGACCAACAAGGACGCGCCGCCCCGCTGGGACCGCAAGATGCAACAGCGGCTCGCACGCGGGGAGGCGGCCGCGCTCGGTGAGCTCTACGACCGATTCGCTTCGCTCGTGCACGGCCTCGCCCATCGCGTGCTCGGAGACGACCGGGCCGCCGACGGCGTCACCCGCGAGGTCTTCGCCCACGTCTGGGAGAACCCGGAGGCGTACGACCCCAAGCAGGGCCCCCTGCGCTCCTGGGTCGCCACACTGACCCACCGCCTCGCCGTGCAGCGCCTGCGCGCGACGGAGACCGCCGCGCTCGCCCACGACTGCTCGGGCAGCACCGAGGAACTGGAGCGCAAGGTCCGCCGCGCCTCGGTGGCGGCCCGCGCCGACTACATCGTCCAGTCCATGCCCGCCCCGCTGCGCGCGGCCCTGGAGCTCGCCTACTTCCAGCGCCGCGACTACCGCCAGACCGCCGCCGACCTCGGCGTCACCGAGGACGAGGCCCGCCGCCGCCTGCGCCTGGGCCTCCAGCTCCTGTCGACAGCCCACGACACGGGCCGCTCCGGGGGTGCCCGATGAAGGGCACCGAGGCACACGACAGCTACGGGGAGAAGCCGGACCCGGAGGACCACAACGCCCCAGTGGGCCCCCAGAGGGACACCCCACCCCCGGAGAACGGCCCGGGCGGCCCATCAGGCCCAGAACCCCCCGAGCCCAGTAGCTCTCGCACCCCCGACGAACCCCCACACATACCCATGCCACGCACATCGGTCGAGGACACGGGCCTCCCCCTCCCCGAACCAGCCCCCGCTCCCCTCTTCCTCGAACACCGGGTCCTCAAATCCCTGCTCGGCGCCTGGGCCCTGGCGGCCTGCTCCCCCGAGGAGACGACAGCGGTCGAGGACCACCTGGGCACCTGCGGCGCGTGCGCGGACGAGGCCCTGCGCCTGCGCGACGCGGTGGGCCTCCTGCACCCGCCGGAGAGCCTCGACCTGGACCCCACCCTCCGCACCCGCGTCCTGGAAAGCTGCCTGGACCGCCGCCCGCCCCGCATCCCGGTCCCCGAGTGGGCAACGCCGTACGACGCGGAGACGGCCCGCCTGGACGCCCTCCTCCAGGACATCGGCGACGCGGAGTGGCACGCTCCCGTACGCCTGCGCTGGTTCGAGGGCGACGAACAGACCAGCCGCCGAACCACCGTCGCAGGCGTGATCGCCCACCTCCTGACCGTCGACGGCCTGGTAGCCCTGACCCTGGGCCTGGACGACCCCCTCGAAGCCCAGGCGGACGCCCCCACCCCCGAGGCCCGCACAGAGGCCTTCTGGACCACTTCACACTTCCCGCCGACCCGTTCCGTACGAACCCCCTGGCGCGAGCAGGCCCACAACCTGGTCCGCACGGTCGCCTTCGCGGCTGGGGGCACCTCCCGCGCGAGCGGAGCCGAGCGTGGGGGAGGCTCCGGCCGCCTCCCGGTCTCGTACGGCGCGTTCGAACTCCCCCTGCGGGACTCGATGCTGGACCGCGCCTTCGAGACCTGGGTCCACGCGGGAGACATCGCCGAGGCGGTCGACTACCCCTACGAACCGCCGTCGCCCCGCCACCTGCACGCCATGATCGACCTGGGCGCCCGCATGCTCCCCACAGCCCTGGCCGCCCGCCGCCAGGCAGGCCTCGCCACCCCCGGCCAGACCCGTCACCTGGTCCCGGCCGGCACCCCCGGCCGCAGCCTCCGCCTGGAGATCGAGGGCCTGGGCGGCGGCGAATGGCTGATCCCCCTGGACTCCCCCGGCGCCCTGCCCTCCCCCGACCACGAGGTGGCCCACATAGCCCTGGACGGCGTCGAGTTCTGCCAACTGGCAGCAGGCCACGTCTCCCCGGACGAAGCAGCAGCGGGCCAGCTAGGAGACCGAGAGGCGATCAGAGACGTCCTCTTCGCAGCAGCGTCACTGAGCCGCATGTAGCGCGCAAGCCGCCCCCCGGCCCGCACCCGCCCCACGCACGGGAGCGGGCCGTGCCGGTACGTCGAAAGTCCGCCGCATACGGCTCCTCCAGGAACGGTCTCCCTCGAAAGCCAACGGCCGTACACCCCGCCGCGGCGGACTCGACGTACCGGCACGGCCCGCGCCCCCACGACAACGCAAGGCGCGACGCACCTCAGTCAAAAACGACGGTCCGCCGCCCGTTCAACAGAATCCGCCGCTCCGCATGCCACTTGACGGCCCGGGCAAGCGCCTGGCACTCCACATCACGCCCCACAGCGACAAGCTGCTCCGGCGTGACCTGATGCCCCACCCGCTCGACCTCCTGCTCGATGATCGGCCCCTCGTCGAGGTCGGCCGTCACATAGTGCGCGGTCGCACCGATCAGCTTCACACCACGAACGTGCGCCTGGTGGTACGGCTTCGCGCCCTTGAAGCTAGGCAGGAACGAATGATGGATGTTAATGATCCGCCCGCTCAACTGCTTGCACAGATCATCAGAGAGCACCTGCATGTACCGAGCGAGCACGACCAGCTCGACACCCTGCTCCCGCACGAGCTCCAGCAACTGCGCCTCGGCCTGCGCCTTGTTGTCCTTGGTGACCGGAATATGGTGGAACGGCACATCATAAGAAGCCACAAGCTCGGCAAACTCGGTGTGATTGGACACCACGGCCGCGATCTCAACGGGAAGCGCCCCGATCCGCGCCCGGAACAACAAATCATTCAAACAGTGCCCGAACTTGCTGACCATCAGCACGACCCGCATCCGGTCCTCGGCCCGGTGGATCTGCCACTCCATCTGGAACGAGTCACCGATCGCCGCGAAGCTGGCCCGCAGCTTCTCCACCGTCACCGGCGACTCCGCCGAGAAGTGGACCCGCATGAAGAACAGCCCCGTGTCATGGTCACCGAACTGCTGACTGTCCTCGATGTTGCACCCGGTCATGAAGAGATAACTCGACACGGCGTGCACGATGCCCTGCTTGTCAGGACAGGAAAGCGTAAGGACGTACTGCTCGGTCACGGACTGCTCATTCATGCCCGCCAGGGTCCCACAAACCCAGCCGAGCCAGACCACACGTCCCGCCTGCCGGACCGGGGGCCGGGCCCCTCAGGGGCGCGAGGAACTGCGCGAGCAACCCAAAACAACCCGCACGCACAACCAGACCTCAGCCAGGCCAGACCTCAGGCGGACCGAGTCATGATCCGCAGAACCTCAAGCGTCCGAGGCGGCACATCGGGATCCTCCCCATCACTCACCGCCATCCGAACGTGCGCATCCCGAGCAGCCCGCACAGCCTCGGGCCACCCCTGATGTTCGAGATAAACGGAGACAGCGGCATCAGGCCCCACCTGATGCATGA contains:
- the purU gene encoding formyltetrahydrofolate deformylase, which encodes MNEQSVTEQYVLTLSCPDKQGIVHAVSSYLFMTGCNIEDSQQFGDHDTGLFFMRVHFSAESPVTVEKLRASFAAIGDSFQMEWQIHRAEDRMRVVLMVSKFGHCLNDLLFRARIGALPVEIAAVVSNHTEFAELVASYDVPFHHIPVTKDNKAQAEAQLLELVREQGVELVVLARYMQVLSDDLCKQLSGRIINIHHSFLPSFKGAKPYHQAHVRGVKLIGATAHYVTADLDEGPIIEQEVERVGHQVTPEQLVAVGRDVECQALARAVKWHAERRILLNGRRTVVFD
- a CDS encoding zf-HC2 domain-containing protein, translating into MKGTEAHDSYGEKPDPEDHNAPVGPQRDTPPPENGPGGPSGPEPPEPSSSRTPDEPPHIPMPRTSVEDTGLPLPEPAPAPLFLEHRVLKSLLGAWALAACSPEETTAVEDHLGTCGACADEALRLRDAVGLLHPPESLDLDPTLRTRVLESCLDRRPPRIPVPEWATPYDAETARLDALLQDIGDAEWHAPVRLRWFEGDEQTSRRTTVAGVIAHLLTVDGLVALTLGLDDPLEAQADAPTPEARTEAFWTTSHFPPTRSVRTPWREQAHNLVRTVAFAAGGTSRASGAERGGGSGRLPVSYGAFELPLRDSMLDRAFETWVHAGDIAEAVDYPYEPPSPRHLHAMIDLGARMLPTALAARRQAGLATPGQTRHLVPAGTPGRSLRLEIEGLGGGEWLIPLDSPGALPSPDHEVAHIALDGVEFCQLAAGHVSPDEAAAGQLGDREAIRDVLFAAASLSRM
- a CDS encoding sigma-70 family RNA polymerase sigma factor gives rise to the protein MTNKDAPPRWDRKMQQRLARGEAAALGELYDRFASLVHGLAHRVLGDDRAADGVTREVFAHVWENPEAYDPKQGPLRSWVATLTHRLAVQRLRATETAALAHDCSGSTEELERKVRRASVAARADYIVQSMPAPLRAALELAYFQRRDYRQTAADLGVTEDEARRRLRLGLQLLSTAHDTGRSGGAR